Proteins encoded together in one Prunus dulcis chromosome 3, ALMONDv2, whole genome shotgun sequence window:
- the LOC117621033 gene encoding paired amphipathic helix protein Sin3-like 2 isoform X1, whose protein sequence is MKRVRDDLCSSFSAMKRPSGSSRGDSQSQVPGGGGGGGGVVVVGGGAMGGGGASQKLTTNDALTYLKEVKEMFQDQREKYDMFLEVMKDFKAQRTDTAGVIARVKELFKGHNNLILGFNTFLPKGYEITLDEDETPPKKTVEFEEAISFVNKIKKRFQNDDHVYKSFLDILNMYRKEHKDINEVYSEVAALFDEHPDLLDEFTRFLPDASAAASAHHAQYGRNSFPRFNERSSATPTFRPMHMDKQRRRDRIIPSHADRDLSVDRPEQDDDKGMVKVQKEHRKRCEKENRDRRNRDDDDRELENDNNRDYKLQRFPEKRKSSRKVEGFGVTANFAPYDDKDSLKSMYSQGFIFCEKVKERLCSQEDYQAFLKCLHIYSNGIIKRNDLQNLVTDLLGKYPDLMEEFNDFLERCENIDGFLAGVMSRKSLNSDGQLSRSVKVEEKDKEQKREMEGAKEKERYREKYWAKSIQELDLSNCERCTPSYRLLPEDYPIPSASQRSELGAQVLNDHWVSVTSGSEDYSFKHMRRNQYEESLFRCEDDRFELDMLLESVSSTAKRAEELLNSINENKISMESPIHIEDHFTALNLRCIERLYGDHGLDVMDILRKNPTLALPVVLTRLKQKQEEWTRCRSDFNKVWADIYAKNHYKSLDHRSFYFKQQDSKNLSSKSLVAEIKELKEKKQIEDDILLAVAAGNRQSVVPHVEYEYVDISIHEDLYKLVQYSCEEVFSTKEQLNKAMRLYTTILEPMLGVPSRPHGSEDEEDADKTRNRTMNYTASSIGESDGSPGGDTAMVNLKQPQSVCTEEENTLAEVESLANGDTLAKEDGSCDAERVRKNDSICDNIQLEKDQKNMDLSDKRYLVTTMDNGRLPSQPSYRIGAENKHGRTSLEVTSGCVASTSRPGGSISDNDHLQKANADVVPSPEGVDIAKSASFANGVAPESTKVNSRHEVSVGPSKIEKEEGELSPVGDFGEDNFVVSGDAGVQAMPKTNHNVESRQYQSGNGEDTCQDAGENDADADDENSENVSEAGEDASGSETAGDECSREEQGEEEDAEHDDVDGKAESEGEAEGVADGHLVGGDGMSLQLSERFLLSVKPVAKHVPAALLEERKDSRVFYGNDNFYVLYRLHQILYERISSAKTSSTGAEMKWRSSKDSSSPDLYARFMSALYSLLDGSADNAKFEDECRAIIGNQSYILFTLDKLIYKFVKQLQAVAADEMDNKLLQLYEYEKSRKTEKLIDSVYYENARVLLHEENIYRLEFFSAPSRLSIQLMDSVSEKPEVFAVSMEPNFASYLHNDFLPVFPGKKEPHGITLQRNKRKYAGQDESSAFCRAMEDVQLVNGLECKIACNSSKISYVLDTEDYFFRMRRKRRNPSGARSPYCDQLRVQRFHKFLSVS, encoded by the exons AtgaagagagtgagagatgaTTTGTGTTCTTCCTTCTCTGCAATGAAACGACCCTCTGGTTCTTCTCGCGGGGACTC ACAATCCCAAGTACcgggaggaggaggtggtggagggGGCGTTGTAGTAGTTGGAGGAGGGGCCATGGGAGGAGGAGGTGCTTCACAGAAGTTGACAACCAATGACGCTCTAACGTATCTCAAAGAAGTTAAGGAAATGTTTCAAgaccaaagagaaaaatatgatATGTTTCTTGAGGTCATGAAGGATTTCAAGGCTCAAAG AACTGACACAGCAGGTGTCATTGCAAGAGTAAAGGAATTATTTAAAGGGCATAACAACTTAATTTTGGGCTTTAATACCTTCTTGCCGAAGGGTTATGAGATAACCCTCGATGAAGATGAGACTCCACCGAAAAAGACAGTTGAGTTTGAAGAAGCTATCAGTTTTGTAAACAAGATAAAG AAACGTTTCCAAAATGATGATCATGTTTATAAGTCATTCCTAGATATACTTAACATGTATCGAAAGGAGCACAAGGACATAAATGAGGTTTACAGTGAG GTTGCTGCTCTATTTGATGAGCATCCAGATTTGCTTGATGAGTTCACCAGATTTTTACCTGATGCGTCAGCAGCAGCTTCTGCACATCATGCTCAATATGGCCGCAATTCATTTCCGCGTTTCAATGAGCGCAGCTCTGCTACACCCACATTTCGGCCAATGCATATGGACAAG CAACGTAGGAGGGATAGGATCATTCCTTCCCATGCTGATCGTGATCTCAGTGTTGATCGTCCTGAGCAAGATGATGACAAAGGAATGGTGAAAGTGCAGAAGGAGCACCGAAAACGTTGTGAAAAGGAGAACAGGGATAGGAGAAATCGGGACGATGATGATAGAGAATTAGAGAATGATAACAATAGGGACTACAAATTGCAGCGTTTTCCTGAGAAAAGAAAGTCATCCAGGAAGGTTGAAGGTTTTGGGGTGACTGCTAACTTTGCTCCTTATGATGACAAAGACTCCTTAAAGA GCATGTACAGCCAGGGATTCATTTTCTGTGAGAAAGTGAAGGAGAGGTTGTGCAGTCAAGAAGACTACCAAGCATTTTTGAAATGCCTTCACATTTATAGCAATGGAATAATTAAAAGGAATGATCTACAGAATTTG GTGACTGATTTATTGGGAAAGTATCCTGATCTTATGGAAgaatttaatgattttttggaGCGCTGTGAGAATATAG ATGGTTTCCTTGCTGGTGTTATGAGTAGAA AATCTCTGAATAGTGATGGTCAATTATCCAGATCGGTGAAGGTAGAGGAGAAAGATAAAGAGCAAAAACGTGAAATGGAGGGAgctaaagaaaaggaaagataCAGGGAGAAGTATTGGGCAAAATCTATTCAAGAGCTAGATCTCTCTAACTGTGAACGTTGTACTCCAAGCTATCGGCTTCTGCCTGAAGAT TATCCAATACCTTCAGCAAGCCAAAGATCAGAACTTGGTGCCCAGGTTTTGAATGACCACTGGGTGTCCGTGACTTCAGGAAGTGAAGACTACTCTTTTAAACATATGCGCAGAAATCAGTATGAAGAAAGTCTGTTCAGATGTGAAGATGATAG GTTTGAGCTGGATATGTTGTTAGAGTCGGTGAGCTCAACTGCTAAGCGAGCAGAGGAACTTCTGAACAGCattaatgaaaataagatCAGTATGGAAAGTCCAATCCATATCGAAGACCACTTCACTG CTTTAAACTTAAGGTGCATTGAACGTTTATATGGTGACCATGGTCTTGATGTGATGGACATACTGCGGAAAAATCCAACTCTGGCTTTGCCTGTCGTATTAACTCGCCTAAAGCAGAAACAAGAGGAATGGACAAGGTGTAGATCAGATTTTAACAAGGTTTGGGCTGATATATATGCGAAAAACCATTACAAATCACTTGATCACAGGAGCTTCTATTTCAAGCAACAAGATTCAAAGAACTTGAGTAGCAAAT CTTTGGTAGCTGAGATCAAggaattgaaagagaaaaagcagATAGAGGATGATATCCTTCTGGCTGTTGCTGCTGGAAACAGGCAATCTGTAGTTCCACATGTGGAGTATGAATACGTTGATATCAGCATACATGAAGACTTGTATAAACTTGTCCAATATTCTTGCGAGGAGGTTTTCTCAACGAAAGAACAGCTAAATAAGGCCATGAGACTTTATACTACGATTTTGGAGCCAATGCTGGGTGTTCCTTCTCGACCTCATGGTTCagaggatgaagaagatgcTGATAAAACTAGGAATCGTACTATGAATTATACTGCATCAAGCATAGGAGAAAGTGATGGAAGTCCTGGTGGGGATACTGCTATGGTGAATCTCAAACAGCCTCAATCTGTGTGtactgaagaagaaaatactTTAGCAGAAGTGGAAAGCTTGGCTAATGGGGATACCTTAGCTAAAGAAGATGGTAGTTGCGATGCAGAGCGTGTCCGTAAGAATGATTCCATATGTGATAATATTCAACTAGAGAAAGACCAGAAGAATATGGATCTCTCTGATAAAAGGTATCTGGTTACCACCATGGATAACGGACGGCTACCCAGTCAACCATCATATCGAATTGGAGCAGAAAATAAGCATGGCAGAACCAGCTTGGAAGTGACATCAG GGTGTGTTGCATCCACGTCAAGACCTGGTGGCTCCATTAGTGACAATGACCATTTACAGAAAGCAAATGCTGATGTCGTTCCTTCACCAGAG GGCGTTGATATTGCAAAATCCGCTTCATTTGCTAATGGAGTGGCTCCAGAAAGCACTAAAGTTAACAGTCGTCATGAAGTGTCCGTTGGGCCctccaaaattgaaaaagaagagggGGAGTTATCACCAGTTGGTGATTTTGGGGAGGATAACTTTGTTGTCTCTGGAGATGCTGGGGTGCAAGCTATGCCTAAGACCAACCATAATGTAGAAAGTAGACAATATCAATCTGGGAATGGGGAAGACACTTGTCAGGATGCTGGAGAAAATGATGCAGATGCTGATGATGAGAACAGTGAAAATGTTTCTGAGGCTGGCGAAGATGCCTCTGGCAGTGAGACAGCTGGTGATGAATGTTCTCGGGAAGAGCAAGGTGAAGAGGAAGATGCTGAGCATGATGATGTTGATGGTAAGGCTGAGAGTGAAGGTGAGGCTGAAGGGGTGGCTGATGGGCACCTTGTTGGAGGAGATGGAATGTCCTTGCAATTGTCAGAACGTTTTCTTTTGTCTGTGAAGCCTGTTGCAAAGCATGTGCCAGCTGCTTTACTTGAAGAAAGGAAAGACTCTCGTGTTTTCTACGGGAATGATAATTTCTATGTGCTTTATAGGCTTCATCAA ATTCTATATGAAAGGATTTCATCTGCAAAAACAAGTTCAACAGGTGCAGAAATGAAGTGGAGAAGTTCAAAGGATAGCAGTTCTCCGGATCTGTATGCCAG ATTTATGAGTGCTCTATACAGTTTGCTTGATGGATCTGCTGATAATGCAAAATTTGAGGATGAATGCCGAGCAATTATTGGGAACCAGTCGTATATATTATTCACATTGgacaaattaatatataaatttgtcAAACAG CTTCAAGCCGTTGCAGCTGATGAGATGGACAATAAGCTTCTTCAAttatatgaatatgaaaaatcccGCAAAACTGAGAAGTTGATAGATTCTGTTTATTATGAAAATGCACGTGTCCTCCTTCATGAGGAGAACATTTACAGATTGGAATTT TTTTCAGCCCCCTCCCGGCTGTCCATCCAGCTGATGGACAGTGTGAGTGAAAAGCCCGAGGTGTTTGCCGTTTCTATGGAACCTAATTTTGCATCTTATCTACACAATGATTTTCTGCCAGTTTTTCCTGGAAAAAAGGAGCCGCATGGCATTACTCTTCAGAG AAACAAGCGCAAATATGCAGGGCAGGATGAATCCTCTGCTTTCTGCAGGGCCATGGAGGATGTTCAGTTGGTCAATGGTTTAGAGTGCAAGATAGCGTGCAACTCATCCAAG ATCTCTTATGTTCTGGACACAGAAGATTACTTCTTCCGTATGAGAAGGAAAAGGAGAAATCCATCTGGGGCCAGATCACCGTACTGTGATCAGTTGAGAGTACAGCGGTTCCACAAATTCTTATCAGTCTCATAA
- the LOC117621033 gene encoding paired amphipathic helix protein Sin3-like 2 isoform X2 translates to MKRVRDDLCSSFSAMKRPSGSSRGDSQSQVPGGGGGGGGVVVVGGGAMGGGGASQKLTTNDALTYLKEVKEMFQDQREKYDMFLEVMKDFKAQRTDTAGVIARVKELFKGHNNLILGFNTFLPKGYEITLDEDETPPKKTVEFEEAISFVNKIKKRFQNDDHVYKSFLDILNMYRKEHKDINEVYSEVAALFDEHPDLLDEFTRFLPDASAAASAHHAQYGRNSFPRFNERSSATPTFRPMHMDKQRRRDRIIPSHADRDLSVDRPEQDDDKGMVKVQKEHRKRCEKENRDRRNRDDDDRELENDNNRDYKLQRFPEKRKSSRKVEGFGVTANFAPYDDKDSLKSMYSQGFIFCEKVKERLCSQEDYQAFLKCLHIYSNGIIKRNDLQNLVTDLLGKYPDLMEEFNDFLERCENIDGFLAGVMSRKSLNSDGQLSRSVKVEEKDKEQKREMEGAKEKERYREKYWAKSIQELDLSNCERCTPSYRLLPEDYPIPSASQRSELGAQVLNDHWVSVTSGSEDYSFKHMRRNQYEESLFRCEDDRFELDMLLESVSSTAKRAEELLNSINENKISMESPIHIEDHFTALNLRCIERLYGDHGLDVMDILRKNPTLALPVVLTRLKQKQEEWTRCRSDFNKVWADIYAKNHYKSLDHRSFYFKQQDSKNLSSKSLVAEIKELKEKKQIEDDILLAVAAGNRQSVVPHVEYEYVDISIHEDLYKLVQYSCEEVFSTKEQLNKAMRLYTTILEPMLGVPSRPHGSEDEEDADKTRNRTMNYTASSIGESDGSPGGDTAMVNLKQPQSVCTEEENTLAEVESLANGDTLAKEDGSCDAERVRKNDSICDNIQLEKDQKNMDLSDKRYLVTTMDNGRLPSQPSYRIGAENKHGRTSLEVTSGCVASTSRPGGSISDNDHLQKANADVVPSPEGVDIAKSASFANGVAPESTKVNSRHEVSVGPSKIEKEEGELSPVGDFGEDNFVVSGDAGVQAMPKTNHNVESRQYQSGNGEDTCQDAGENDADADDENSENVSEAGEDASGSETAGDECSREEQGEEEDAEHDDVDGKAESEGEAEGVADGHLVGGDGMSLQLSERFLLSVKPVAKHVPAALLEERKDSRVFYGNDNFYVLYRLHQILYERISSAKTSSTGAEMKWRSSKDSSSPDLYARFMSALYSLLDGSADNAKFEDECRAIIGNQSYILFTLDKLIYKFVKQLQAVAADEMDNKLLQLYEYEKSRKTEKLIDSVYYENARVLLHEENIYRLEFFSAPSRLSIQLMDSVSEKPEVFAVSMEPNFASYLHNDFLPVFPGKKEPHGITLQRNKRKYAGQDESSAFCRAMEDVQLVNGLECKIACNSSKVSSTRFLRDWRRKTVGRDMLCVQF, encoded by the exons AtgaagagagtgagagatgaTTTGTGTTCTTCCTTCTCTGCAATGAAACGACCCTCTGGTTCTTCTCGCGGGGACTC ACAATCCCAAGTACcgggaggaggaggtggtggagggGGCGTTGTAGTAGTTGGAGGAGGGGCCATGGGAGGAGGAGGTGCTTCACAGAAGTTGACAACCAATGACGCTCTAACGTATCTCAAAGAAGTTAAGGAAATGTTTCAAgaccaaagagaaaaatatgatATGTTTCTTGAGGTCATGAAGGATTTCAAGGCTCAAAG AACTGACACAGCAGGTGTCATTGCAAGAGTAAAGGAATTATTTAAAGGGCATAACAACTTAATTTTGGGCTTTAATACCTTCTTGCCGAAGGGTTATGAGATAACCCTCGATGAAGATGAGACTCCACCGAAAAAGACAGTTGAGTTTGAAGAAGCTATCAGTTTTGTAAACAAGATAAAG AAACGTTTCCAAAATGATGATCATGTTTATAAGTCATTCCTAGATATACTTAACATGTATCGAAAGGAGCACAAGGACATAAATGAGGTTTACAGTGAG GTTGCTGCTCTATTTGATGAGCATCCAGATTTGCTTGATGAGTTCACCAGATTTTTACCTGATGCGTCAGCAGCAGCTTCTGCACATCATGCTCAATATGGCCGCAATTCATTTCCGCGTTTCAATGAGCGCAGCTCTGCTACACCCACATTTCGGCCAATGCATATGGACAAG CAACGTAGGAGGGATAGGATCATTCCTTCCCATGCTGATCGTGATCTCAGTGTTGATCGTCCTGAGCAAGATGATGACAAAGGAATGGTGAAAGTGCAGAAGGAGCACCGAAAACGTTGTGAAAAGGAGAACAGGGATAGGAGAAATCGGGACGATGATGATAGAGAATTAGAGAATGATAACAATAGGGACTACAAATTGCAGCGTTTTCCTGAGAAAAGAAAGTCATCCAGGAAGGTTGAAGGTTTTGGGGTGACTGCTAACTTTGCTCCTTATGATGACAAAGACTCCTTAAAGA GCATGTACAGCCAGGGATTCATTTTCTGTGAGAAAGTGAAGGAGAGGTTGTGCAGTCAAGAAGACTACCAAGCATTTTTGAAATGCCTTCACATTTATAGCAATGGAATAATTAAAAGGAATGATCTACAGAATTTG GTGACTGATTTATTGGGAAAGTATCCTGATCTTATGGAAgaatttaatgattttttggaGCGCTGTGAGAATATAG ATGGTTTCCTTGCTGGTGTTATGAGTAGAA AATCTCTGAATAGTGATGGTCAATTATCCAGATCGGTGAAGGTAGAGGAGAAAGATAAAGAGCAAAAACGTGAAATGGAGGGAgctaaagaaaaggaaagataCAGGGAGAAGTATTGGGCAAAATCTATTCAAGAGCTAGATCTCTCTAACTGTGAACGTTGTACTCCAAGCTATCGGCTTCTGCCTGAAGAT TATCCAATACCTTCAGCAAGCCAAAGATCAGAACTTGGTGCCCAGGTTTTGAATGACCACTGGGTGTCCGTGACTTCAGGAAGTGAAGACTACTCTTTTAAACATATGCGCAGAAATCAGTATGAAGAAAGTCTGTTCAGATGTGAAGATGATAG GTTTGAGCTGGATATGTTGTTAGAGTCGGTGAGCTCAACTGCTAAGCGAGCAGAGGAACTTCTGAACAGCattaatgaaaataagatCAGTATGGAAAGTCCAATCCATATCGAAGACCACTTCACTG CTTTAAACTTAAGGTGCATTGAACGTTTATATGGTGACCATGGTCTTGATGTGATGGACATACTGCGGAAAAATCCAACTCTGGCTTTGCCTGTCGTATTAACTCGCCTAAAGCAGAAACAAGAGGAATGGACAAGGTGTAGATCAGATTTTAACAAGGTTTGGGCTGATATATATGCGAAAAACCATTACAAATCACTTGATCACAGGAGCTTCTATTTCAAGCAACAAGATTCAAAGAACTTGAGTAGCAAAT CTTTGGTAGCTGAGATCAAggaattgaaagagaaaaagcagATAGAGGATGATATCCTTCTGGCTGTTGCTGCTGGAAACAGGCAATCTGTAGTTCCACATGTGGAGTATGAATACGTTGATATCAGCATACATGAAGACTTGTATAAACTTGTCCAATATTCTTGCGAGGAGGTTTTCTCAACGAAAGAACAGCTAAATAAGGCCATGAGACTTTATACTACGATTTTGGAGCCAATGCTGGGTGTTCCTTCTCGACCTCATGGTTCagaggatgaagaagatgcTGATAAAACTAGGAATCGTACTATGAATTATACTGCATCAAGCATAGGAGAAAGTGATGGAAGTCCTGGTGGGGATACTGCTATGGTGAATCTCAAACAGCCTCAATCTGTGTGtactgaagaagaaaatactTTAGCAGAAGTGGAAAGCTTGGCTAATGGGGATACCTTAGCTAAAGAAGATGGTAGTTGCGATGCAGAGCGTGTCCGTAAGAATGATTCCATATGTGATAATATTCAACTAGAGAAAGACCAGAAGAATATGGATCTCTCTGATAAAAGGTATCTGGTTACCACCATGGATAACGGACGGCTACCCAGTCAACCATCATATCGAATTGGAGCAGAAAATAAGCATGGCAGAACCAGCTTGGAAGTGACATCAG GGTGTGTTGCATCCACGTCAAGACCTGGTGGCTCCATTAGTGACAATGACCATTTACAGAAAGCAAATGCTGATGTCGTTCCTTCACCAGAG GGCGTTGATATTGCAAAATCCGCTTCATTTGCTAATGGAGTGGCTCCAGAAAGCACTAAAGTTAACAGTCGTCATGAAGTGTCCGTTGGGCCctccaaaattgaaaaagaagagggGGAGTTATCACCAGTTGGTGATTTTGGGGAGGATAACTTTGTTGTCTCTGGAGATGCTGGGGTGCAAGCTATGCCTAAGACCAACCATAATGTAGAAAGTAGACAATATCAATCTGGGAATGGGGAAGACACTTGTCAGGATGCTGGAGAAAATGATGCAGATGCTGATGATGAGAACAGTGAAAATGTTTCTGAGGCTGGCGAAGATGCCTCTGGCAGTGAGACAGCTGGTGATGAATGTTCTCGGGAAGAGCAAGGTGAAGAGGAAGATGCTGAGCATGATGATGTTGATGGTAAGGCTGAGAGTGAAGGTGAGGCTGAAGGGGTGGCTGATGGGCACCTTGTTGGAGGAGATGGAATGTCCTTGCAATTGTCAGAACGTTTTCTTTTGTCTGTGAAGCCTGTTGCAAAGCATGTGCCAGCTGCTTTACTTGAAGAAAGGAAAGACTCTCGTGTTTTCTACGGGAATGATAATTTCTATGTGCTTTATAGGCTTCATCAA ATTCTATATGAAAGGATTTCATCTGCAAAAACAAGTTCAACAGGTGCAGAAATGAAGTGGAGAAGTTCAAAGGATAGCAGTTCTCCGGATCTGTATGCCAG ATTTATGAGTGCTCTATACAGTTTGCTTGATGGATCTGCTGATAATGCAAAATTTGAGGATGAATGCCGAGCAATTATTGGGAACCAGTCGTATATATTATTCACATTGgacaaattaatatataaatttgtcAAACAG CTTCAAGCCGTTGCAGCTGATGAGATGGACAATAAGCTTCTTCAAttatatgaatatgaaaaatcccGCAAAACTGAGAAGTTGATAGATTCTGTTTATTATGAAAATGCACGTGTCCTCCTTCATGAGGAGAACATTTACAGATTGGAATTT TTTTCAGCCCCCTCCCGGCTGTCCATCCAGCTGATGGACAGTGTGAGTGAAAAGCCCGAGGTGTTTGCCGTTTCTATGGAACCTAATTTTGCATCTTATCTACACAATGATTTTCTGCCAGTTTTTCCTGGAAAAAAGGAGCCGCATGGCATTACTCTTCAGAG AAACAAGCGCAAATATGCAGGGCAGGATGAATCCTCTGCTTTCTGCAGGGCCATGGAGGATGTTCAGTTGGTCAATGGTTTAGAGTGCAAGATAGCGTGCAACTCATCCAAG GTGTCATCGACTCGATTTCTGAGAGACTGGAGAAGGAAGACAGTGGGGCGGGACATGTTATGTGTTCAGTTCTGA
- the LOC117623381 gene encoding uncharacterized protein LOC117623381, whose amino-acid sequence MSSGSVSCPPAVPKDLAKKKRTNRLAKLKQSKLDVRREQWLSHVKNKGQKVNLDGRGGSPTPSRQIDNVQNGSLDNLETSSTGGENENTSIRDSDLESLMNSLSGSSLDCNDSMKNLSESCSSGCSGNDSKEDADDGCLDDWEAVADALNADDNKHNPIIDFPAKAEIRVEPTSPELSRENPGDESSKPENRNMVPGSCTTRCAWRPDDASRPQSLPNVPKQHSFLVQSDWHCGHGAIAWAWQSIVPQPSSCPICYEDLDVTDWSFLPCSCGFQLCLFCHKRILEADGRCPGCRKQYDRVNGVIGFNGGATTFRVA is encoded by the exons ATGAGTTCCGGCTCCGTCTCCTGCCCTCCTGCTGTTCCCAAAGACTTGGCCAAGAAGAAGAGG acAAACCGGTTGGCCAAATTGAAGCAGAGTAAGCTCGATGTTCGCCGTGAACAATGGCTTTCACATg TCAAGAATAAAGGGCAGAAGGTGAACTTGGATGGAAGGGGTGGGTCACCTACACCCTCTAGGCAAATAGATAATGTGCAAAATGGATCTTTGGACAATTTGGAAACGAGTTCAACAGGAGGAGAGAATGAAAATACGAGTATCCGTGACAGCGATTTGGAGTCTCTGATGAACAGCCTGAGTGGAAGCAGTTTGGATTGTAATGATTCAATGAAGAATCTTAGTGAGAGCTGCAGCAGTGGTTGCTCTGGAAATGACAGCAAGGAGGATGCTGATGATGGGTGTCTAGATGACTGGGAGGCTGTGGCGGATGCTTTAAATGCAGATGACAATAAGCATAACCCTATTATTGATTTTCCTGCCAAAGCTGAAATCAGAGTTGAACCAACAAGTCCCGAACTATCTAGGGAGAATCCTGGAGATGAATCATCAAAACCAGAGAACAGAAACATGGTTCCTGGGTCATGTACGACGCGTTGTGCTTGGAGACCTGATGATGCTTCTCGTCCTCAGAGCTTGCCCAATGTGCCGAAGCAGCATAGTTTCCTGGTGCAATCAGACTGGCATTGCGGCCATGGAGCCATTGCATGGGCATGGCAAAGCATTGTGCCCCAGCCTTCTTCATGTCCCATATGCTATGAGGATTTAGATGTCACAGACTGGAGCTTTCTTCCGTGTTCATGTGGTTTTCAGCTTTGCCTCTTTTGCCACAAGAGGATTCTAGAGGCAGATGGGCGATGTCCAGGCTGCAGGAAGCAGTATGATCGTGTAAATGGGGTGATAGGCTTTAATGGAGGAGCTACAACTTTTAGAGTAGCTTGA
- the LOC117620964 gene encoding probable galacturonosyltransferase-like 10, whose protein sequence is MLFLRPVSVLLFLVSFIPFPTNAIRSFPDAHAQMGLRFSEAPEYTNGLSCPVLGLNLKSSALACDPSLVHVAMTIDSEYLRGTMAAVHSVLKHASCPDNTFFHFIASDSSLVNLQDLTRIVQSTFPSLSFRVYVFRERLVNNLISSSIRQALDNPLNYARSYLADLLDPCVERVIYLDSDVIVVDDVQKLWKISLSGSRVIGAPEYCHANFTKYFSDGFWKDSELSKVFEGKKPCYFNTGVMVMDLVRWREGEYTKKIENWMAIQKERRIYELGSLPPFLLVFGGDVEAIHHRWNQHGLGGDNMVNSCRSLHPGPVSLLHWSGRGKPWSRLDLGMPCPVDLLWAPYDLYKHHHHHLHDQHHLQRQHHHHQQTQQFSML, encoded by the coding sequence ATGCTTTTCCTCAGACCCGTTTCTGTGCTTCTCTTCCTCGTCTCTTTCATTCCCTTTCCCACAAATGCAATCCGATCGTTTCCCGACGCACACGCACAAATGGGTCTGCGATTCTCAGAGGCGCCTGAATACACAAACGGATTGAGCTGCCCTGTTTTGGGTCTGAATTTGAAGAGTTCGGCATTGGCTTGCGATCCCTCGCTTGTTCACGTCGCGATGACCATTGATTCAGAGTACTTGAGAGGCACCATGGCTGCAGTTCACTCTGTTCTCAAGCACGCTTCTTGCCCAGACAACACCTTCTTCCACTTCATCGCCTCAGATTCAAGTTTGGTCAATTTACAGGACCTCACTCGCATTGTCCAATCCACCTTCCCTTCCCTGAGTTTCAGAGTTTATGTTTTCAGGGAAAGACTCGTCAACAATCTGATTTCGTCTTCGATTCGACAAGCTCTCGACAACCCATTGAACTACGCGAGAAGCTACTTAGCTGACTTGCTCGACCCCTGTGTGGAGAGAGTGATTTATCTCGACTCTGATGTCATAGTTGTGGATGATGTGCAGAAGCTATGGAAGATTTCTTTATCTGGGTCGAGAGTGATTGGTGCTCCAGAATATTGCCATGCAAATTTCACCAAGTATTTTTCTGATGGGTTTTGGAAAGACTCTGAGCTCTCTAAAGTTTTTGAAGGGAAAAAGCCTTGTTATTTCAATACAGGTGTTATGGTGATGGATTTGGTGAGGTGGAGAGAGGGTGAGTATACGAAAAAGATTGAGAATTGGATGGCGATTCAGAAGGAGAGGAGGATTTATGAGCTGGGTTCTCTTCCACCATTTTTACTGGTTTTTGGTGGAGATGTTGAGGCCATCCACCATAGATGGAACCAGCATGGGCTTGGGGGTGACAATATGGTGAACAGTTGCAGGTCTTTGCATCCAGGTCCTGTTAGCTTGTTGCATTGGAGTGGTAGAGGGAAGCCATGGTCGAGGCTGGATTTGGGAATGCCTTGTCCAGTTGATCTTCTGTGGGCGCCTTATGATCTCTACAaacaccatcaccatcatcttcACGATCAGCATCATCTTCAACGTCaacatcaccaccaccaacaaacACAACAATTTTCAATGTTGTAG